Proteins encoded in a region of the Eschrichtius robustus isolate mEscRob2 chromosome 16, mEscRob2.pri, whole genome shotgun sequence genome:
- the PANK2 gene encoding pantothenate kinase 2, mitochondrial isoform X1 — translation MGAGRLGAPMERHCGVAATSASSVREPTPGGPDGRRREPLRRRANSASAPAVGASASAEGVRRDRPGSYSGATSASRQRVENLRKKRPRFWTVIASINFILLMVSLLVSQNYFRKSICFQIRQSHFFSQKPFCVYSSWKPQVFPWFGLDIGGTLVKLVYFEPKDITAEEEEEEVESLKSIRKYLTSNVAYGSTGIRDVHLELKDLTLCGRKGNLHFIRFPTHDMPAFIQMGRDKNFSSLHTVFCATGGGAYKFEQDFLTIGDLQLCKLDELDCLIKGILYIDSVGFNGRSQCYYFENPADSEKCQKLPFDLRNPYPLLLVNIGSGVSILAVYSKDNYKRVTGTSLGGGTFFGLCCLLTGCTTFEEALEMASRGDSTKVDKLVRDIYGGDYERFGLPGWAVASSFGNMMSKEKREAVSKEDLARATLITITNNIGSIARMCALNENINQVVFVGNFLRINTIAMRLLAYALDYWSKGQLKALFSEHEGYFGAVGALLELLKIP, via the exons ATGGGAGCGGGCCGGCTCGGCGCGCCCATGGAGCGCCACTGCGGTGTCGCCGCCACCTCCGCCTCGTCGGTCCGGGAGCCGACGCCCGGCGGCCCCGATGGGCGGCGCCGGGAGCCACTGCGGCGCCGGGCGAACAGCGCGTCGGCCCCCGCAGTCGGGGCCTCGGCTTCGGCGGAGGGCGTAAGGCGGGACCGGCCCGGCTCTTACAGCGGCGCTACGTCGGCCTCCCGTCAGCGCGTCGAAAACCTCAGGAAGAAGCGGCCGC GGTTCTGGACAGTTATTGCCTCTATCAACTTCATTCTGCTGATGGTATCACTTCTGGTTTCTcagaattattttagaaaatca atttgtttcCAGATTAGACAATCACATTTCTTCTCCCAAAAACCTTTTTGTGTATATAGTTCTTGGAAACCTCAAG TTTTTCCTTGGTTTGGCTTGGATATTGGTGGGACCCTGGTCAAGCTGGTTTATTTTGAACCCAAAGACATCACTgctgaagaagaagaggaagaagtggAAAGTCTTAAAAGCATTCGAAAGTACCTGACCTCCAATGTGGCTTATGGGTCCACGGGTATTCGGGACGTGCACCTGGAGCTGAAGGATCTGACTCTGTGTGGACGCAAAGGCAATCTGCACTTTATACGCTTTCCCACTCATGACATGCCTGCTTTTATTCAAATGGGCAGAGATAAAAACTTCTCGAGTCTCCACACTGTCTTTTGTGCCACTGGAGGTGGAGCGTACAAATTTGAGCAGGATTTTCTCACA aTAGGTGATCTTCAGCTTTGCAAACTTGATGAACTAGATTGCTTAATAAAAGGAATTTTATACATTGACTCAGTTGGATTCAATGGACGGTCACAGTGCTATTACTTTGAAAACCCTGCTGATTCTGAAAAATGTCAGAAGTTACCATTTGATTTGAGAAATCCATACCCTCTGCTCCTGGTGAACATTGGCTCTGGGGTTAGCATCTTAGCAGTATATTCCAAAGATAATTATAAGCGGGTCACAGGTACCAG tcttggAGGAGGAACGTTTTTTGGTCTTTGCTGTCTTCTTACTGGCTGTACCACATTTGAAGAAGCTCTTGAAATGGCATCACGTGGAGATAGCACCAAAGTGGATAAACTAGTACGAGACATTTATGGAGGGGACTATGAGAGGTTTGGACTGCCAGGCTGGGCTGTGGCTTCAAG CTTTGGAAACATGATGAGCAAGGAGAAGCGAGAAGCTGTGAGTAAAGAGGACCTTGCCAGAGCGACTTTGATCACCATCACCAACAACATTGGCTCAATAGCAAGAATGTGTGCCCTTAATGAA AACATTAACCAGGTGGTATTTGTTGGAAATTTCTTGAGAATTAATACAATCGCCATGcggcttttggcatatgctttggATTATTGGTCCAAGGGACAGTTGAAAGCACTTTTTTCGGAACACGAG ggtTATTTTGGAGCTGTCGGAGCACTCCTTGAGCTATTGAAGATCCCCTGA
- the PANK2 gene encoding pantothenate kinase 2, mitochondrial isoform X2 gives MGAGRLGAPMERHCGVAATSASSVREPTPGGPDGRRREPLRRRANSASAPAVGASASAEGVRRDRPGSYSGATSASRQRVENLRKKRPLFPWFGLDIGGTLVKLVYFEPKDITAEEEEEEVESLKSIRKYLTSNVAYGSTGIRDVHLELKDLTLCGRKGNLHFIRFPTHDMPAFIQMGRDKNFSSLHTVFCATGGGAYKFEQDFLTIGDLQLCKLDELDCLIKGILYIDSVGFNGRSQCYYFENPADSEKCQKLPFDLRNPYPLLLVNIGSGVSILAVYSKDNYKRVTGTSLGGGTFFGLCCLLTGCTTFEEALEMASRGDSTKVDKLVRDIYGGDYERFGLPGWAVASSFGNMMSKEKREAVSKEDLARATLITITNNIGSIARMCALNENINQVVFVGNFLRINTIAMRLLAYALDYWSKGQLKALFSEHEGYFGAVGALLELLKIP, from the exons ATGGGAGCGGGCCGGCTCGGCGCGCCCATGGAGCGCCACTGCGGTGTCGCCGCCACCTCCGCCTCGTCGGTCCGGGAGCCGACGCCCGGCGGCCCCGATGGGCGGCGCCGGGAGCCACTGCGGCGCCGGGCGAACAGCGCGTCGGCCCCCGCAGTCGGGGCCTCGGCTTCGGCGGAGGGCGTAAGGCGGGACCGGCCCGGCTCTTACAGCGGCGCTACGTCGGCCTCCCGTCAGCGCGTCGAAAACCTCAGGAAGAAGCGGCCGC TTTTTCCTTGGTTTGGCTTGGATATTGGTGGGACCCTGGTCAAGCTGGTTTATTTTGAACCCAAAGACATCACTgctgaagaagaagaggaagaagtggAAAGTCTTAAAAGCATTCGAAAGTACCTGACCTCCAATGTGGCTTATGGGTCCACGGGTATTCGGGACGTGCACCTGGAGCTGAAGGATCTGACTCTGTGTGGACGCAAAGGCAATCTGCACTTTATACGCTTTCCCACTCATGACATGCCTGCTTTTATTCAAATGGGCAGAGATAAAAACTTCTCGAGTCTCCACACTGTCTTTTGTGCCACTGGAGGTGGAGCGTACAAATTTGAGCAGGATTTTCTCACA aTAGGTGATCTTCAGCTTTGCAAACTTGATGAACTAGATTGCTTAATAAAAGGAATTTTATACATTGACTCAGTTGGATTCAATGGACGGTCACAGTGCTATTACTTTGAAAACCCTGCTGATTCTGAAAAATGTCAGAAGTTACCATTTGATTTGAGAAATCCATACCCTCTGCTCCTGGTGAACATTGGCTCTGGGGTTAGCATCTTAGCAGTATATTCCAAAGATAATTATAAGCGGGTCACAGGTACCAG tcttggAGGAGGAACGTTTTTTGGTCTTTGCTGTCTTCTTACTGGCTGTACCACATTTGAAGAAGCTCTTGAAATGGCATCACGTGGAGATAGCACCAAAGTGGATAAACTAGTACGAGACATTTATGGAGGGGACTATGAGAGGTTTGGACTGCCAGGCTGGGCTGTGGCTTCAAG CTTTGGAAACATGATGAGCAAGGAGAAGCGAGAAGCTGTGAGTAAAGAGGACCTTGCCAGAGCGACTTTGATCACCATCACCAACAACATTGGCTCAATAGCAAGAATGTGTGCCCTTAATGAA AACATTAACCAGGTGGTATTTGTTGGAAATTTCTTGAGAATTAATACAATCGCCATGcggcttttggcatatgctttggATTATTGGTCCAAGGGACAGTTGAAAGCACTTTTTTCGGAACACGAG ggtTATTTTGGAGCTGTCGGAGCACTCCTTGAGCTATTGAAGATCCCCTGA
- the PANK2 gene encoding pantothenate kinase 2, mitochondrial isoform X3 — translation MASRGDSTKVDKLVRDIYGGDYERFGLPGWAVASSFGNMMSKEKREAVSKEDLARATLITITNNIGSIARMCALNENINQVVFVGNFLRINTIAMRLLAYALDYWSKGQLKALFSEHEGYFGAVGALLELLKIP, via the exons ATGGCATCACGTGGAGATAGCACCAAAGTGGATAAACTAGTACGAGACATTTATGGAGGGGACTATGAGAGGTTTGGACTGCCAGGCTGGGCTGTGGCTTCAAG CTTTGGAAACATGATGAGCAAGGAGAAGCGAGAAGCTGTGAGTAAAGAGGACCTTGCCAGAGCGACTTTGATCACCATCACCAACAACATTGGCTCAATAGCAAGAATGTGTGCCCTTAATGAA AACATTAACCAGGTGGTATTTGTTGGAAATTTCTTGAGAATTAATACAATCGCCATGcggcttttggcatatgctttggATTATTGGTCCAAGGGACAGTTGAAAGCACTTTTTTCGGAACACGAG ggtTATTTTGGAGCTGTCGGAGCACTCCTTGAGCTATTGAAGATCCCCTGA